Proteins from a genomic interval of Leptospira bandrabouensis:
- a CDS encoding PAS domain-containing sensor histidine kinase, with product MEIQGLIQTHWHNLLNTVPIPFILWSAPEINYILLVQLLPSPNFMEMALELTDQRLINTILTQSVQAIVISDLEGNLEYVNPAFLSLWGYDHLDEVIGQNTLKFTDEVEKTKLILSEILNHSQWTGEITAKRKDGTTFDIAVTAYSSKDKQGNTTHLLASFSDLSKTKELEQYLKEREIYFSQILDSITDLVFCKDKNFKVTYANKACADFYGVSKQELIGIQDVDYNKKEYTKAYNFEDQKVFETGITSYVRREPNITKNNITRILETVKNPIRDGHGAIKEIVGVSRDITETLVLEDRLQLVTELTSDYIYTANITNGEVVAEWSSKELTTTSGYSIEEIGKLGGWFNIILKEDLTYLAERMTKILKGETGVVEYRIRTKSGKIKWLRDYTRPILNDTGKINSIIGAVKDITSEKETELKYISSSQRYQAAMKSALEAIYFLETSKNRDGEIIDFIISDVNEKAVEQLGMKKEELIGKGICQLFPINRENGFFEKYKKVAETNTPLEEEFQIPGNYVAPGYYYHQVLPTNDGIVIQNRDISDRKRMEELLLRTNRLAKVGSFDYDLTKKQITLSIVATEILVQSSNHIEGADLSFFGTELFRTIINQKESHCIKTKDNFDLECLVRAGSGYEFWIRIIATPKFLENTCIGFYGAIQNIHDQKLIQDSLLEKETLLLTKNKELESLVQITKKQNDRLKEYTYITSHNLRAPIANLISLTSMLKETPSNMVLLGLIESSSYQLDQIIRNLNELLNIEKDSKELPKSTILIKESIDAQLLLLKNGANREIEFTNQLPEDLKLLGFQAYFDSIVNNILNNAIKYSNTNQVCKIFVSYEETEDSLKIEITDNGPGIDISRHGDKIFKMNFRLRQDIEGKGMGLFLAKHQIEAMKGSIEVKSELGKGCTFYLTFPKTIL from the coding sequence ATGGAAATTCAAGGATTGATCCAAACTCACTGGCACAATCTTTTGAATACAGTGCCCATTCCATTTATCTTATGGTCAGCTCCAGAAATTAATTATATTTTACTTGTCCAATTGCTACCGTCTCCTAATTTTATGGAGATGGCATTGGAACTTACAGACCAAAGACTTATCAATACCATTTTAACACAATCGGTTCAAGCGATTGTCATTTCCGATTTAGAAGGAAACCTAGAATACGTTAACCCAGCCTTCCTTTCTCTCTGGGGTTACGATCACTTGGATGAAGTGATTGGTCAAAACACCCTTAAGTTCACAGATGAAGTTGAAAAAACAAAACTTATTTTATCTGAAATACTTAACCATTCACAATGGACGGGTGAAATTACCGCCAAAAGGAAAGATGGTACCACTTTTGACATAGCGGTTACTGCCTATAGCTCCAAAGATAAACAAGGAAATACAACTCACCTACTTGCCAGTTTTTCAGACCTCAGCAAAACAAAAGAATTAGAACAATATCTAAAAGAACGAGAAATATATTTTTCACAAATCTTAGATTCGATTACCGATTTAGTTTTTTGTAAGGATAAAAATTTCAAAGTTACGTATGCAAATAAAGCTTGTGCTGATTTTTACGGCGTCAGCAAACAAGAGTTAATTGGAATTCAAGATGTCGATTACAACAAAAAAGAATATACCAAAGCATATAATTTTGAAGATCAGAAGGTTTTTGAGACTGGCATCACAAGTTATGTAAGAAGAGAACCTAATATCACTAAAAATAATATCACAAGGATTTTAGAAACCGTAAAAAATCCAATCCGAGATGGACATGGTGCCATCAAAGAAATTGTGGGAGTTTCTAGAGATATTACAGAAACTTTGGTTTTAGAAGATCGACTGCAATTAGTTACAGAACTAACCTCTGATTATATATATACAGCAAACATAACTAACGGCGAAGTTGTAGCGGAATGGAGTTCCAAAGAACTGACAACAACCTCCGGATATTCCATTGAAGAAATAGGTAAATTAGGTGGTTGGTTTAATATCATACTTAAGGAAGACTTAACCTATTTAGCCGAACGAATGACAAAAATTTTAAAGGGAGAAACGGGTGTGGTGGAATACCGTATCCGAACCAAGTCTGGAAAAATCAAATGGTTACGTGACTACACTCGCCCCATTCTAAACGATACAGGAAAAATAAATTCAATCATCGGTGCTGTCAAAGATATCACTTCCGAAAAAGAAACAGAATTAAAATACATATCTAGTAGCCAAAGATACCAAGCGGCTATGAAATCTGCCCTGGAAGCCATTTACTTTTTGGAAACATCAAAAAATAGAGATGGAGAAATCATAGATTTTATTATCTCCGATGTAAATGAAAAAGCTGTAGAACAACTTGGAATGAAAAAAGAGGAATTAATTGGAAAAGGAATTTGCCAACTTTTTCCTATCAATCGTGAAAACGGATTCTTTGAAAAATATAAAAAAGTAGCAGAAACAAATACCCCTTTAGAAGAAGAATTCCAAATTCCTGGAAATTATGTGGCACCCGGTTATTATTATCACCAAGTTTTGCCAACTAACGATGGTATCGTGATCCAGAACCGAGATATTTCGGATAGAAAAAGGATGGAAGAACTTCTCCTTAGAACCAATCGTTTGGCAAAAGTGGGAAGTTTTGACTATGATTTAACAAAAAAACAAATCACTCTTTCCATTGTCGCCACTGAAATCCTAGTTCAGTCCTCCAATCACATTGAAGGAGCTGATTTAAGTTTTTTCGGAACGGAATTATTTCGAACCATTATCAATCAAAAAGAAAGTCACTGTATCAAAACTAAGGACAATTTTGATTTAGAATGCCTTGTCCGTGCGGGATCAGGATATGAATTTTGGATTCGAATCATTGCCACACCAAAATTTTTGGAAAATACATGTATTGGATTTTATGGAGCCATTCAAAACATCCATGATCAAAAACTCATCCAAGACTCACTTCTAGAAAAAGAAACATTACTTTTAACAAAAAATAAAGAATTGGAATCCCTAGTTCAAATTACAAAAAAACAAAACGATAGATTAAAAGAATATACTTATATTACTTCGCATAACCTCAGGGCACCAATTGCTAATTTAATAAGCCTTACTTCGATGTTAAAGGAAACACCTTCCAATATGGTATTATTAGGTCTTATTGAATCTTCATCCTATCAATTGGATCAAATCATTCGTAATTTAAATGAACTATTGAATATTGAGAAAGATTCAAAGGAACTTCCAAAATCAACAATCTTAATCAAAGAAAGTATCGATGCCCAACTTTTACTCTTAAAAAATGGAGCCAATCGTGAAATAGAGTTTACCAATCAATTGCCAGAAGATCTAAAACTTTTAGGTTTTCAAGCCTACTTCGATAGCATCGTGAATAATATTCTAAACAATGCCATTAAGTATTCCAATACAAATCAAGTTTGCAAAATTTTTGTTTCGTATGAAGAAACTGAAGATTCTTTAAAAATTGAAATCACTGA
- a CDS encoding OmpP1/FadL family transporter, producing the protein MLNKKQIRNLLTYLFLYPSFLFASEPFHNIQGFYGERAAGLGGAFTAIADDPSGAYYNPAGLGFTYNDRISISASNFKDIKRSYINIDTPGQIYNQTHQGFDPNFIGLLKNFDRWKFAFSIVNTYNYTYNRVDQVNYPLISPTINSTRNYTKERYNQLLVGPSAAYLLSDKLSLGATLYYVNDTKEVSRTQFQQFSDLSYVMRSYVDNRRTSALMPVLGIQYQPAQKVSLGMSYRRTFVTGGNRLYNEVYADSTRRPGTSAIDFIEGTGDGASSIEAGVLTQKPKLTTSIPQTSELRFGIAFFPTSRFLASFDMIHTTGYKTRRNQDEFSSFGRKITYTINDTEIRELTRVSTTNFAAGMEYYLADTFSVLGGIYTNEPNTKPISWTESAVDLYLQNTFGNQVQANSGDTSVIYKLARSGTNPRNEYSRNKGLSLGFSWVTSKSSISVTYIREVGYGNSRIDPNSLAQSFEYSAHSIYLMVSSRN; encoded by the coding sequence ATGTTAAATAAAAAACAAATTCGAAATCTCTTAACCTATTTATTCCTATACCCAAGTTTCCTGTTTGCTTCGGAACCCTTTCATAATATCCAAGGTTTCTATGGGGAAAGGGCCGCAGGACTCGGTGGTGCCTTTACTGCCATTGCCGATGACCCTTCTGGTGCTTATTATAACCCAGCAGGACTTGGATTTACTTATAACGATCGAATTTCCATCTCTGCGAGCAATTTCAAAGACATTAAAAGAAGTTATATCAATATAGACACACCAGGTCAAATCTACAACCAAACTCACCAAGGGTTTGATCCTAACTTCATTGGTTTACTAAAAAACTTTGATCGTTGGAAATTTGCCTTCTCCATTGTAAACACTTATAATTATACCTATAACCGAGTAGACCAAGTCAATTATCCTTTGATTTCGCCCACAATCAATTCAACTAGAAATTACACCAAAGAAAGATATAACCAACTCTTAGTGGGACCAAGTGCTGCCTATCTACTATCCGACAAACTCTCACTTGGTGCCACACTCTATTATGTAAATGATACAAAGGAAGTGTCAAGAACACAATTCCAACAATTCTCTGATCTAAGTTATGTAATGCGTTCCTACGTTGACAACCGTCGTACTTCTGCACTTATGCCAGTGCTTGGAATCCAATACCAACCAGCCCAAAAAGTTTCCCTGGGAATGAGTTACCGCAGAACCTTTGTTACCGGAGGAAATCGTCTTTACAATGAAGTTTACGCAGACTCAACAAGAAGGCCTGGGACATCAGCTATCGATTTTATAGAAGGAACAGGAGATGGTGCTTCTTCCATTGAAGCGGGAGTTTTAACCCAAAAACCAAAACTTACTACATCCATTCCGCAAACTTCTGAGTTACGGTTTGGAATCGCTTTTTTCCCTACTTCCCGGTTTTTAGCATCCTTTGATATGATTCATACAACTGGATATAAAACGAGAAGAAACCAAGATGAATTTAGTTCCTTCGGTAGAAAGATCACTTACACCATAAACGATACAGAAATTAGGGAATTGACAAGGGTATCGACTACCAATTTTGCAGCAGGTATGGAATACTACTTAGCAGACACGTTTTCTGTGTTAGGCGGTATTTATACAAACGAACCTAATACAAAACCAATCTCTTGGACAGAGTCAGCAGTCGATTTGTATTTGCAAAACACATTTGGAAATCAAGTGCAAGCAAATTCTGGTGACACCAGTGTAATTTACAAACTAGCAAGGTCGGGAACAAATCCTAGAAATGAATATTCCCGAAATAAGGGACTCAGTTTAGGATTTTCTTGGGTGACATCAAAATCTTCCATCTCAGTTACCTATATCAGAGAAGTTGGATATGGAAATTCAAGGATTGATCCAAACTCACTGGCACAATCTTTTGAATACAGTGCCCATTCCATTTATCTTATGGTCAGCTCCAGAAATTAA
- a CDS encoding M48 family metalloprotease, translating to MRALSHFFLFLIFAHSVLAKGNVYVQSTKAKLLSQPKLSADGSPLQMGESLSPVSEQGLFVQVRAEGKMGWVSKLFVSPLPPGNQIKLGVTSNSSEAVVARQRASDFTKTAAARGLSETQKMRVRGEGDLYDFESLRWLESVSFDTENTNTYGGFTKFENSNIRNFFFSNSEPEVLKETKAEVKLGRSLAARLLKKYTLVKDSELTSYLNGVTSRLAAVSSRRDLNFRVGVIESPEINAFACPGGYIFLTTESLKKIQSEVELAGIIGHEMGHIVLFHNGEFQQSNEFIDVFSSLLAPPGTEVVNAATSTLLEEMEKQLFETGRDMKLELEADEAAVGLTSQAGFSPVGLSSYLNTLSKSDGTDSFKKTHPDTTVRIAKLVFFESTTTAEIPTNQKDRWQEFKSKLKP from the coding sequence ATGAGAGCACTGTCTCACTTCTTTTTGTTTCTAATTTTTGCACATTCCGTTCTTGCCAAGGGCAATGTATACGTACAAAGCACAAAGGCAAAACTTCTTTCTCAGCCAAAACTGAGTGCCGATGGTTCCCCATTACAAATGGGTGAGAGTTTATCACCAGTCAGTGAACAAGGACTCTTTGTCCAAGTAAGAGCCGAAGGGAAGATGGGTTGGGTATCAAAACTATTTGTATCTCCACTCCCTCCTGGAAACCAAATCAAATTGGGTGTTACATCTAATTCCTCTGAAGCTGTTGTTGCCAGGCAAAGAGCTTCTGATTTTACAAAAACCGCAGCAGCAAGAGGGCTTTCGGAAACCCAAAAAATGCGTGTTCGTGGGGAAGGAGATCTGTATGACTTCGAATCCCTTCGCTGGTTAGAGTCCGTATCCTTTGACACAGAAAATACAAACACTTATGGGGGATTTACTAAGTTTGAAAATTCGAATATCCGAAATTTCTTTTTTAGTAATTCAGAACCAGAAGTTTTAAAAGAAACAAAAGCAGAAGTCAAACTGGGCAGGTCTCTGGCTGCCAGACTATTAAAAAAATACACATTGGTCAAAGATTCCGAGCTAACTAGTTATTTGAATGGAGTCACTTCCCGATTAGCAGCTGTTTCTTCCAGAAGAGATTTGAACTTCCGCGTAGGAGTGATCGAATCCCCTGAAATCAATGCCTTTGCCTGCCCTGGTGGATATATTTTTTTGACAACAGAAAGTCTTAAAAAGATTCAATCAGAAGTGGAACTTGCTGGAATCATCGGACATGAAATGGGACACATTGTACTCTTTCATAATGGAGAATTCCAACAATCCAATGAATTTATCGATGTTTTTTCAAGCCTACTTGCTCCCCCAGGGACAGAGGTGGTGAATGCAGCTACATCTACCCTTTTGGAGGAAATGGAAAAACAACTGTTTGAAACAGGACGCGATATGAAATTGGAATTAGAAGCTGATGAGGCAGCAGTTGGTCTCACAAGCCAAGCTGGATTTTCCCCCGTCGGATTATCGAGTTATTTAAATACATTATCCAAATCAGACGGGACAGATTCTTTCAAAAAGACCCATCCCGATACCACAGTTCGCATCGCCAAACTAGTGTTTTTTGAATCTACGACTACAGCAGAAATTCCTACTAATCAAAAAGACCGCTGGCAAGAATTCAAATCAAAATTAAAACCATGA
- a CDS encoding adenylate/guanylate cyclase domain-containing protein — protein MKKQNFFYPFFLMVIVPGIFLGIIYLLGYSQTLNRKLSDSFFHLLPSHHKLSNDIVIIDIDEQSIAKYADHPELGQWPWKRNIYPTLIGYTKLITRPKITIIDIMFTERSDYDDALVAANINLGEISHAANFRDGGIVIPRKNEEDLSEKFNVPLPLEIPFPKYENVSFPIGEIGETSPMIHVVNVIPDGDGILRRFTPFIRWKNRHFPTVAVQAFVTGLPYKTEWKDGRFWIERGEIKREIPLGKDGLVRAYFYTEKELRNIPRYSAAGIIESLNQLNTGEVEDPEKLLVPPSLFDNKIVLIGTSAASTHDDVVTPHGLFPGVIGQAVFASNLIEGHMLRELPEIYGVGFTLFILFIGVLVLFINQWHLLKNLYPIFAVSLFVGVFYFLYRMDMVIASSSFVIAFPISYLLGFAYLTYTEGKEKRKYNSILRNLVDPGVVSEALEDMDSLKKGGEWEITAFFSDVAGFSSISEELSASDLARLLNEYLSAMTKILKSNSGTLDKYIGDAIVGIFGAPIQNQDHPRLACKTALEMLVEIENLRTHWQEKNDYTESARNMAFRIGLNCGPAKVGFMGTDSLASYTMMGDTVNLAARLEAAAKDYGASILVSESIESVCKEEFHFRFLDWIRVKGKEAPVKIFSLVCYLSDLSPTMLEAEKKYEEGFQFYLNREWEKAINSFEKVLEIYGQRDVASKLLIERCKSLFKNPPPVDWDGVFTRTSK, from the coding sequence ATGAAAAAACAAAATTTTTTTTATCCATTTTTCCTAATGGTAATTGTACCTGGAATCTTTTTAGGTATCATTTACTTATTAGGTTATTCGCAGACCTTAAATCGAAAATTATCCGACTCATTTTTCCATTTACTTCCTTCGCACCATAAACTTTCCAACGACATTGTCATCATTGATATCGATGAGCAGAGTATTGCAAAGTATGCAGACCATCCTGAGCTTGGGCAGTGGCCTTGGAAAAGAAACATTTATCCGACACTGATTGGTTATACAAAACTTATCACCCGTCCCAAAATCACCATTATTGATATTATGTTTACAGAAAGGTCAGACTATGATGATGCCTTAGTGGCAGCTAATATCAATTTGGGGGAAATTTCTCATGCGGCAAATTTTAGAGATGGTGGAATTGTTATACCTAGAAAAAATGAGGAAGATTTAAGTGAAAAATTTAATGTTCCTTTGCCCTTAGAAATCCCTTTTCCAAAGTATGAAAATGTTTCGTTTCCGATTGGAGAAATTGGGGAAACATCTCCAATGATTCATGTTGTTAATGTCATTCCAGATGGTGACGGAATCCTTAGAAGGTTTACACCATTTATTCGTTGGAAAAATAGACATTTTCCAACAGTTGCAGTACAGGCATTTGTTACAGGTTTACCTTACAAAACAGAATGGAAAGACGGTAGGTTTTGGATCGAAAGAGGGGAAATCAAACGGGAAATCCCATTAGGAAAAGACGGACTGGTTCGTGCCTATTTTTATACAGAAAAAGAACTCCGAAACATACCACGTTATTCTGCAGCCGGTATCATTGAATCTTTAAACCAGTTGAACACGGGTGAGGTAGAAGATCCAGAAAAACTTCTTGTACCACCTTCTCTTTTTGATAATAAAATAGTGCTTATCGGCACCTCTGCTGCCTCCACTCATGACGATGTGGTAACACCCCACGGGCTTTTTCCAGGTGTAATTGGCCAGGCAGTTTTTGCCTCCAATCTGATCGAAGGACATATGTTACGTGAACTTCCGGAAATTTATGGAGTTGGATTTACGTTGTTCATTCTATTTATTGGTGTTCTAGTTTTATTTATCAATCAATGGCATCTATTAAAGAACTTATATCCCATTTTTGCCGTATCTTTGTTTGTAGGGGTATTTTATTTTTTATACCGCATGGACATGGTAATTGCTAGTTCTTCCTTTGTGATTGCTTTTCCCATTTCTTATCTACTTGGATTTGCTTACCTTACATATACGGAAGGAAAAGAAAAAAGAAAATACAATAGTATCTTACGAAACTTAGTCGATCCAGGTGTTGTCAGTGAAGCTCTAGAAGATATGGACTCCTTAAAAAAGGGAGGAGAGTGGGAGATCACTGCTTTTTTCTCTGATGTGGCTGGATTTTCTTCTATCAGTGAAGAACTAAGCGCAAGTGATCTTGCTCGTTTGCTAAATGAATATCTTTCTGCCATGACAAAAATCCTAAAATCCAATTCTGGAACATTGGATAAATATATAGGTGATGCGATTGTCGGGATATTTGGTGCTCCCATCCAAAACCAAGACCATCCGAGACTTGCTTGTAAAACCGCATTAGAAATGTTAGTCGAAATAGAAAACCTTCGAACTCATTGGCAAGAGAAAAATGATTATACAGAATCAGCAAGAAACATGGCCTTTCGTATTGGTCTCAATTGTGGGCCGGCTAAAGTTGGTTTTATGGGAACGGATAGTTTAGCTTCCTATACAATGATGGGTGATACTGTCAATTTAGCGGCAAGGTTAGAAGCCGCTGCGAAAGATTATGGAGCCTCCATTCTCGTTTCTGAAAGTATAGAGTCGGTTTGTAAGGAAGAATTTCATTTCCGTTTTTTAGATTGGATTCGGGTGAAAGGAAAGGAAGCCCCTGTTAAAATTTTTAGTTTAGTTTGTTATTTATCGGATTTAAGTCCAACCATGTTAGAAGCAGAAAAAAAATATGAAGAAGGTTTTCAGTTTTATTTAAATCGAGAATGGGAAAAGGCAATAAATTCTTTCGAAAAAGTTTTGGAAATATATGGACAAAGGGATGTGGCAAGTAAACTCCTCATCGAACGATGTAAGTCTTTATTTAAAAACCCGCCACCTGTCGATTGGGATGGTGTGTTTACTAGAACCTCAAAATAA
- a CDS encoding methyl-accepting chemotaxis protein, whose protein sequence is MGEKETNAICWKLTLGLELLTSILAVPIGVLFIVSGGGYNLEKAISVVLGATIALTISYIIPTIRFFRLRRLILETKPNHFSNQSLEAKQEIKTKLLKFPKNNLGYFLVQWTFGIPTAALIAFLFFTPTIVEIIPYIILPVIIYPVLGVSHFFLTELRLAPVLSLPALKNLPLEVGKIPKIGIFPRVFFTMLAVFSMSMTTLGYLLGAQVTGIIQLNNAALTIGLLALFICIAIYILTSLFVRAMKMNTVQMVNCYEALANGDLRENVSMISVDELGHGTLSLNSFIESIRKITSGVIKESERVSNDSKVISTQTQGLSQAMMEQASSTEQMSAGIEEMSASIRSTAVGAKTQNKITKDALQSLVEMESVLVEVHSSMERTNSETKKMEEEIVSGQTTLRSTLIAMEEIETSVEHTADVIQVISDISDKIGLLSLNASIEAARAGEAGRGFAVVASEISKLGEQTLQNTKRILEAVDKAYEASKLGRAAVSNTEKTFSQIGSAVETTVHLIQTSSEKTKKQMLIAKEVKEGFSDLTRSAMEIEQNTEEQARTSFELSQSVATISEGTEYLNQFVGEIDKLCLTLSEQADNLKKGISFFRIE, encoded by the coding sequence ATGGGCGAAAAGGAAACAAATGCAATTTGTTGGAAATTAACATTAGGGTTAGAATTGTTAACTTCAATACTTGCGGTTCCGATTGGCGTTTTGTTTATCGTGTCTGGCGGAGGATATAACTTAGAGAAGGCGATTTCTGTAGTTCTTGGAGCAACTATTGCTCTCACTATATCTTATATCATTCCAACCATTCGTTTTTTTCGTTTACGTAGGTTAATTTTAGAAACAAAACCAAATCATTTTTCGAATCAATCTTTGGAAGCAAAACAGGAAATCAAAACAAAACTTCTTAAGTTTCCAAAAAATAATCTTGGTTATTTTTTAGTACAGTGGACCTTTGGGATACCCACTGCAGCGTTAATTGCTTTTTTATTTTTCACACCTACGATAGTTGAAATCATTCCCTATATAATCCTACCTGTAATCATTTATCCCGTGTTAGGTGTCTCCCATTTTTTCCTTACAGAGCTTCGATTGGCGCCGGTTTTATCATTACCTGCTTTAAAAAATCTCCCATTGGAAGTAGGGAAGATTCCCAAAATCGGAATTTTTCCTAGAGTGTTTTTTACCATGCTTGCTGTTTTTAGTATGAGTATGACAACACTTGGTTATTTACTGGGAGCGCAAGTAACAGGAATCATTCAATTAAATAATGCAGCCCTCACAATTGGGTTACTCGCATTATTCATTTGTATCGCCATTTATATTTTGACCTCACTTTTTGTGAGGGCTATGAAAATGAATACCGTTCAAATGGTAAACTGTTATGAGGCATTAGCAAATGGTGACCTTAGGGAAAATGTTTCAATGATTTCTGTAGATGAGTTGGGTCATGGAACTTTATCTCTAAATTCCTTTATTGAAAGTATTCGTAAAATTACTTCTGGTGTCATAAAAGAATCAGAACGAGTTAGTAATGATTCCAAAGTCATTTCGACACAAACACAAGGGTTATCGCAAGCAATGATGGAACAAGCATCCTCTACAGAACAAATGTCTGCTGGTATTGAAGAAATGTCGGCAAGCATTCGTTCGACGGCAGTTGGAGCCAAAACACAAAATAAGATTACAAAAGATGCACTTCAGTCCCTCGTGGAAATGGAATCAGTTTTAGTGGAGGTGCATTCATCTATGGAACGTACCAATTCGGAAACTAAAAAAATGGAAGAAGAAATTGTTTCCGGACAAACTACATTAAGATCAACACTAATTGCTATGGAAGAAATTGAAACGAGTGTGGAACATACAGCCGATGTGATTCAGGTAATTAGTGATATTTCAGATAAAATTGGACTTTTGTCACTGAATGCTTCTATAGAAGCGGCAAGGGCAGGAGAAGCAGGTAGAGGATTTGCTGTTGTTGCGAGCGAAATTTCTAAATTAGGGGAACAAACCTTGCAAAATACAAAACGAATTTTAGAGGCAGTGGATAAAGCCTACGAGGCATCTAAACTCGGAAGGGCTGCCGTTTCTAATACAGAAAAAACTTTTTCACAAATTGGTAGTGCCGTAGAGACTACTGTACATTTAATCCAAACTTCATCTGAAAAAACAAAAAAACAAATGTTAATTGCAAAAGAGGTAAAAGAAGGATTTTCCGACCTTACACGTTCCGCAATGGAGATTGAACAAAACACGGAAGAACAAGCGCGCACTTCCTTTGAGTTATCACAAAGTGTCGCGACCATTTCCGAGGGAACAGAATACCTGAATCAATTTGTTGGCGAAATTGATAAACTATGTTTAACACTCTCCGAACAAGCAGATAATCTCAAAAAAGGAATTAGTTTCTTTCGAATCGAATGA
- a CDS encoding PhzF family phenazine biosynthesis protein, protein MDQRLFIVDAFSHSEFAGNPAAVVILPEWPKEEWMQNVAKENNLSETAFVVKEGAEYRIRWFTPQVEVDLCGHATLAASYVLKNHYQESRLKFQFLSKSGNLPISIKEELIYMNFPIYPNFNKNTSIDPKTIVSILGKEPEEIWEGKDTIFLYKSKQDIEILNPDFHKLKELPTNRGYIALWINHAQSSSDDYEFRFFGPGLGIPEDPATGSAHCSLAPFVSERLKKDIFKSYQKSNRGAEFFIELQNERVSIGGSAVLYLQGTIKKPI, encoded by the coding sequence ATGGATCAAAGATTATTTATTGTCGATGCCTTTTCCCATTCGGAGTTTGCAGGAAATCCTGCGGCTGTTGTAATCCTACCTGAATGGCCGAAAGAGGAATGGATGCAAAACGTTGCAAAAGAAAACAATCTTTCCGAAACTGCTTTTGTGGTAAAAGAAGGTGCTGAATACCGAATTCGTTGGTTCACTCCTCAAGTCGAAGTGGACCTCTGTGGTCATGCAACCTTGGCAGCTAGTTACGTATTAAAGAATCATTATCAGGAATCCAGACTTAAATTTCAATTTTTATCCAAATCAGGAAATTTACCCATTTCCATAAAAGAAGAATTGATTTATATGAATTTCCCCATTTATCCAAATTTTAATAAAAATACCAGTATCGACCCAAAAACAATAGTTTCCATTTTGGGAAAGGAACCAGAGGAAATTTGGGAAGGAAAAGATACTATCTTTCTTTACAAATCAAAACAAGACATAGAAATCTTAAATCCAGATTTCCATAAATTAAAAGAATTACCAACAAATAGAGGTTATATTGCACTTTGGATCAACCATGCGCAATCTTCATCTGATGATTATGAATTTCGATTTTTTGGACCTGGACTTGGTATTCCAGAAGACCCTGCTACAGGTTCTGCTCATTGTAGTTTAGCTCCTTTCGTTTCGGAGAGACTAAAAAAAGATATTTTTAAGTCTTATCAAAAATCAAATAGAGGAGCCGAATTTTTTATCGAATTACAAAACGAAAGAGTATCCATTGGAGGATCTGCCGTTTTGTATCTTCAAGGTACAATCAAAAAACCAATATAG